A section of the Pseudanabaena mucicola str. Chao 1806 genome encodes:
- a CDS encoding BrnT family toxin — protein sequence MRNFEYDEDKSQSNFAKHGIDFVEAQKLWNDPNLLEIPSRIQDEPRFVVIGKINSKHWSGVITYRDQNIRIIYVRRSRTQEVALYER from the coding sequence ATGAGGAACTTTGAATATGATGAAGATAAGAGTCAATCTAATTTTGCTAAACATGGAATTGACTTTGTTGAAGCTCAAAAACTATGGAACGATCCAAATTTGCTAGAAATTCCTAGTAGAATTCAAGATGAACCGCGATTTGTAGTTATTGGTAAAATAAATAGTAAACATTGGTCTGGAGTTATCACCTACCGCGATCAAAATATTCGGATTATATATGTCCGCCGATCACGCACACAAGAGGTTGCCCTGTATGAACGCTAA
- the brnA gene encoding type II toxin-antitoxin system BrnA family antitoxin produces MNAKDFDQKFDDGEEDIIEMLDLSQAKRPLASQKRLSIELPIWMIELINQEAKRLGVTPQTIVQTSLAEHLAVSNFN; encoded by the coding sequence ATGAACGCTAAAGACTTTGATCAAAAATTCGACGATGGGGAAGAAGATATTATCGAAATGCTCGATCTATCTCAAGCTAAACGTCCCTTAGCTTCTCAAAAAAGGCTTAGCATAGAGTTACCTATTTGGATGATTGAGTTAATTAACCAAGAAGCCAAACGTTTAGGAGTAACACCACAAACAATTGTTCAAACATCTCTTGCTGAACATTTAGCAGTTAGTAACTTCAATTAG
- a CDS encoding TPM domain-containing protein, which translates to MIQPTPQRFMQKLTRRLGAIAIAVFLPLVIAFTPIPAAHAYDAPELLPESYTNVIDLGRFLTDVEEKAIDQKLTKFEEQTGWKLRVLTQVDRTPGRAVKDFWNLDDRSVMLVADSRGRNLLNFSVGDEVYPLLSRGFWIELQSRYGNQFYVREQGYDQSILSSIDAITTCLEQDGCAVVPGIPQEQWILTLITSIVGGVVFGFAGHPRKEGEIFAWKWALIFTPLWGMLFISFGLGPVLTRTNEWVPILRNVAGFVGGAVIAYLIPSPKRATPSPEVR; encoded by the coding sequence ATGATTCAGCCCACACCACAAAGATTTATGCAGAAATTGACGCGGAGACTTGGCGCGATCGCGATCGCCGTTTTTTTGCCCCTAGTGATCGCCTTTACGCCTATTCCAGCCGCCCATGCCTATGATGCACCTGAGTTACTACCAGAAAGCTACACCAACGTAATCGATCTCGGCAGATTTTTGACCGATGTTGAAGAAAAAGCCATCGATCAAAAATTGACCAAATTTGAAGAACAAACAGGCTGGAAATTGCGTGTACTCACTCAAGTCGATCGCACCCCTGGTCGCGCTGTGAAGGATTTTTGGAATTTAGATGATCGCAGCGTCATGCTAGTTGCTGACTCACGTGGACGCAATTTATTAAATTTTAGCGTTGGCGATGAGGTATATCCTTTACTATCACGGGGCTTTTGGATCGAGTTGCAATCGCGATATGGAAATCAATTTTATGTGCGCGAACAGGGTTATGATCAATCAATTTTGTCATCCATTGATGCAATTACTACCTGCTTAGAACAGGACGGCTGTGCAGTTGTCCCTGGAATTCCCCAAGAGCAATGGATTCTCACCTTGATTACTTCAATTGTTGGTGGTGTAGTGTTTGGTTTTGCAGGGCATCCCCGCAAAGAGGGCGAAATCTTTGCTTGGAAATGGGCGCTCATTTTTACACCTCTATGGGGCATGTTGTTTATTTCCTTTGGCTTAGGTCCTGTACTCACCCGCACTAATGAATGGGTTCCGATTCTTCGCAATGTTGCAGGATTTGTCGGTGGTGCAGTGATTGCTTATTTGATTCCTTCGCCTAAACGCGCCACTCCATCCCCTGAAGTACGGTAG
- the ylqF gene encoding ribosome biogenesis GTPase YlqF, translating into MASPIQWYPGHIAKAERQLLEQLKLVDVVIEVRDSRILLSSRHPKIEKWVEGKSHILVCNRIDAISSTAKSQWTRWFTEQERMAYFTDAQAGKGMVDLLKAAQVAGEKVNERRRNRGMLPRPVRAVVVGFPNVGKSALINRLLKKKVVASANKPGVTRQLRWIRISDQIELLDTPGVIPPLIHDQNAALKLAICDDIGQAAYDNVLVAAEAVDLLIQLNVNLKSRYEIDPTNSTSGIEYIHQVAALNKFQGDLDKVARLILYDFRKGKLGAIALELPPS; encoded by the coding sequence ATGGCAAGCCCAATTCAGTGGTATCCAGGTCATATCGCCAAAGCAGAAAGACAGTTATTAGAACAACTGAAATTGGTTGATGTGGTCATTGAAGTGCGTGATTCGCGCATTTTGCTGTCGAGTAGGCATCCCAAAATTGAAAAATGGGTTGAAGGAAAATCACATATTCTCGTGTGCAATCGCATTGATGCCATCTCCTCAACGGCAAAATCGCAGTGGACCCGCTGGTTTACAGAACAAGAGCGCATGGCATATTTCACCGATGCTCAGGCAGGGAAAGGGATGGTGGACTTGCTAAAGGCTGCTCAAGTAGCAGGGGAAAAGGTCAATGAACGGCGGCGCAATCGCGGTATGTTACCTCGCCCTGTTAGAGCCGTAGTGGTTGGCTTCCCCAATGTTGGGAAGTCAGCACTGATCAACCGTTTACTTAAGAAAAAAGTCGTAGCAAGTGCCAATAAGCCAGGGGTGACGCGCCAATTACGCTGGATCAGGATTTCTGATCAAATTGAGTTACTCGATACTCCTGGAGTAATTCCACCCTTGATCCACGATCAAAATGCTGCCTTGAAATTAGCCATTTGCGATGATATCGGACAGGCAGCCTATGACAATGTGTTAGTTGCTGCCGAAGCGGTGGATTTATTAATTCAGCTCAATGTCAATTTAAAGAGTCGCTATGAAATTGATCCGACTAATTCAACTTCGGGGATTGAATATATTCACCAAGTTGCTGCTTTAAATAAATTTCAAGGTGATCTCGATAAAGTCGCACGATTGATTTTGTATGATTTCCGTAAGGGGAAATTGGGTGCGATCGCCTTGGAGTTACCTCCATCCTAA